In Bacillus sp. S3, the sequence CAAGATTTGCTGGAGAATCAGCCGTTTGGTTCAAATGTTTGTATTCCTTTTTCGGAAGTACATCGGATTCAAGGAACTTCAGGAACAACTGGAAAACCCACTGTCTTTTCCTTTGGCAAGGATGATTGGGAAAGGATTGCCCATCAGCATGCCCGGATTATGTGGAGCTTTGGAATGAGACCAAGTGACTTAGTGTTTATTGCCTCACCACTTAGTCTCTATATCGGAAGCTGGGGAGCTTTAATTGGTGCTGAAAGGCTTGGGGCAAAAACTTTTCCGTTTGGTGCAGGGCAAGCAGGGCAAACAGAGAAAGCTGTATCATGGCTAAGGGAAGTAAAGCCGACTGTGTTTTATGGCACACCTTCCTATGCCTTGTATCTAGCAGAAAAGGCTAAAGAGGCAGGGGTGGACCCTAAAGAATTTGGTTTTAGAATCTTGTTCTTTTCAGGCGAACCTGGAGCAGGAGTTGCCTCGACGAAGAAAAAAATCGAAGAAACCTTTGGCGCGATCTGTATAGACTCCGGGACAATGGCAGAAGTAACGCCATGGATGAGCAATACAGAGTGTGAGCATCGTAAAGGGGTTCATTTATGGCAGGATGTCGTCTATACAGAAGTAGTTGATCAACAGAGCAAAAAACTAGTTCCCTATGGGGAAGAAGGAGTACCCGTATATACTCCATTGGAAAGAACCTCGCAGCCTTTAATCCGCTATTGGTCCGGAGATCTAACGACCTGGACAGATGAGCCTTGTCCTTGTGGGCGTGTCTACCCAAGGTTACCGAAAGGAATTTATGGCCGAATTGATGATATGGTCACCGTACGTGGTGTGAATGTTTATGCAAGTCTATTAGAAAATGTGATTAGGAGAATTGACGGCCTTGGGGAAGAGTTTGTCATGATTGTAACCCGTGAAAATATTATGGATGACGTCACCATTCAGTGTGAGACCGCAGGAACGAGAAGCAACCAAGACCTGATAGAGCAGCTGTCGAAAGAGCTTAAGCGTGAAGTAGGAGTAACATTTAATATAGAATTGTTCCCTATTGGAACATTGGAACGAACTCAATTCAAAGCGAAGCGAGTAATTGACAAGCGTAATTTTAAAGAATCATAAGGTTTTAATAGAATTGTTGACAAATTACTGCTATTTTTCAAATGAACCATTAGGAGGCCATAATGAAACTCGAAGGAAAAGTTGCTATTATTACGGGTGGAGCAAATGGGATTGGCAAAATTACGGCTAAGAAATTTTTGCAAGAAGGTGCCGCTGTTGTCATCAGTGATGTGAATCCAGATGCGGGACTAACAGCAGCCAAGGAACTTGAAGAATATGGTTCGATTGCATTTATTCAATGTAATGTGACAGACTCTAAACAAATCCATTCGATGGTAAATGAAACGATCGATCGGTATGGAAAAATTGATATTTTAGTGAATAATGCTGGAATTACGATTGATGGATTGCTGACAAAAATGGATGAAGAATCATGGGAAAAGGTGATTTCCGTCAATTTATCCGGTGTGTTTAAATGTACAAAGGAAGTAGTTCCAAAGATGATAGAACAGGGATCGGGTGTGATTCTGAACGCATCCTCGGTAGTTGGAATTCACGGCAACATCGGTCAAACGAATTATGCAGCCACAAAGGCTGGTGTAATAGGCTTAACGAAAAGCTGGGCGAAAGAAATGGGACCAAAAGGCATAAGAGTGAATGCCGTTGCCCCCGGATTCATTGTCACTGACATGACGGCAAAAGTACCGGAAAAGATACTAGATCTAATGGAAAGTAAAACACCTTTACGCAGGTTGGGAAAACCTGAAGATATTGCCTCTGCCTATCTGTTTCTAGCTTCAGA encodes:
- a CDS encoding phenylacetate--CoA ligase family protein, translating into MQKTALLQQWPPKYDTQYIPDVNEKFWYRDIETASKEELDELVFYKLKNVMEYALKHSDFYKRKWSKVDFHPDDIKSLKEFDQVPITTKAEVRQDLLENQPFGSNVCIPFSEVHRIQGTSGTTGKPTVFSFGKDDWERIAHQHARIMWSFGMRPSDLVFIASPLSLYIGSWGALIGAERLGAKTFPFGAGQAGQTEKAVSWLREVKPTVFYGTPSYALYLAEKAKEAGVDPKEFGFRILFFSGEPGAGVASTKKKIEETFGAICIDSGTMAEVTPWMSNTECEHRKGVHLWQDVVYTEVVDQQSKKLVPYGEEGVPVYTPLERTSQPLIRYWSGDLTTWTDEPCPCGRVYPRLPKGIYGRIDDMVTVRGVNVYASLLENVIRRIDGLGEEFVMIVTRENIMDDVTIQCETAGTRSNQDLIEQLSKELKREVGVTFNIELFPIGTLERTQFKAKRVIDKRNFKES
- the fabG gene encoding 3-oxoacyl-ACP reductase FabG, with the protein product MKLEGKVAIITGGANGIGKITAKKFLQEGAAVVISDVNPDAGLTAAKELEEYGSIAFIQCNVTDSKQIHSMVNETIDRYGKIDILVNNAGITIDGLLTKMDEESWEKVISVNLSGVFKCTKEVVPKMIEQGSGVILNASSVVGIHGNIGQTNYAATKAGVIGLTKSWAKEMGPKGIRVNAVAPGFIVTDMTAKVPEKILDLMESKTPLRRLGKPEDIASAYLFLASDDAGYINGTILSVDGGLVV